Within Actinosynnema pretiosum, the genomic segment CGCGATGATCAGGACCACCACGGCGATGCTGATGCCGACCCGCCAGCCGTCGCCGTTGCCCAGGACCAGCAGGCCGATCAGCACCGGGACCAGGCCGAGGATCTCGTTGAGCGGGCGGACCACGACCATGCGCGCGTCCAGCCGGTGCCAGTCGACGACCAGCTCGTCGTTCAGCTCGGGGGCGGTGGGGTAGGCGGGGAGCGGGTGGTCGGGCTGGACCGCCGGGGCTTGAGGCATCGGGGCCCCGGGCGCTTCGGCTTGCGGCGCACAGGTCTCCGGCACGGGGATGGGGGTCGCCTGCCCGCGCTCGTCCGGCGTCGTCACGTCGCGTCACCCGGCGTGGCCTGCGTCGTCGAGGTCAGCTCCTCGGCCAGCCGGACCGCCTCGGCGTGGTCCAGACCGGCGATCTCCACCGGCCCCGCCGCCGACGCCGTGGTCACCGTCACCGTCGACAGGCGCAGCAGCTGCTGGAGCGGCCCGCGCTTGGTGTCCACGGTCTGGATGCGCGAGACCGGCGCGATCCGCCACTCCTGGGTCAACCAGCCGGACAGCGTGTACACCGCCTCCGGCGTGGCCTCCCAGCGGTGCACGCGGTACCGCCACCGGGGCATCACCAGCGTGTGCGCCACGCCCACGACGACCGTGGCCACCAGGCCGGCGGTCTGCCACGTCGACGCGTCCGACACCAGGAAGTAGGGGACCAGCTGGATCGCCAGCAGCACCAGCCACCCGATCGCCGCGTCCAGGGTCCAGAGGGTGATCGCCCTGCGGCTGACCCGGTTCCGGGGCGCGCGCAGGCGCAACACGTCGGTGCTCACTCACTCACTGTGCCCGAAGGACCGGGGTCGCGTCACACGACCCCGGCCGGTGAGCGGGTGCTCAGGGCTCGATGGAGTAGGGCGGGGTGAAGGTGTCCTCGATCGCGGAGGCGTTGACCGCGGGGCTCGCGCTCGCCGCGACGGCCGCGACCACGCCGAAGGACGCGCAGAGAGCGGCGACCGCGAGGATCCTGCGGAGAGAGTTAACAACCATCGTCAAGCTCCGTTCGCTCGGTGGCACCGCGGCCCGCGGCAGCGGTTCGCGGCCCTGGGACGCAGGGGAGGCAAACGTCCTCGCGGAGCATGGCACACATGGCGGCGCGCGCTCACCCCCGAGTTCCGCCCGATCACGCTCCGAGTTCGCGCTTGAGGACCTTGCCGGTGGCGTTGCGGGGCAGTTCCGGGCGGAAGACGACGGCGCGCGGCACGGCGAACCGGGCGAGCTCCGCCCGCACCCGCGCCAGCACCGCCTCCTCGGTCGGGCCGTCGTCGTCCTTGACCACGTGGGCCACCAGCCGCTGCCCGAACCGCTCGTCCGGCACGCCCACCACGGCCACCTCGCGCACGCCGGGCATAGCGGAGATCACGTCCTCGACCGCCGAGGGGTGGACGTTCTCGCCGCCGGAGACGACCATCTCGTCGTCCCGGCCGACGACGAACAGCAGCCCGTCGACGACCCGGCCGAGGTCCCCGGTGGGCAGGAGCCCGCGCACCCGGTCGCGGCTCTCGGCGTGGGTGTAGCCGTCGAACAGCATGGCGTTGCCCGCGAAGATCCGGCCGGTCTCGCCGGGGGGAACGGGGTCGCCGCGCTCGTCGAGGATCTCCAGGACGGTGTCGGGCGGTGGTCTTCCGGCGGTGGTCGGGTGCGCGGCCAGCTCGTCGGGGCGGGCGACGGTGACCCAGGAGACCTCGGTGGAGCCGTAGAGGTTGTGCAGCGCGGGACCGGTGCGGCGCAGGCAGTCCCGGACCACGCGCGGCGGCAGCGCGGAACCGCTGGACGCGATCACCCTGGGGGAGGGGAGGGGGCCGTTCACCTCCAGGAGGCGCTGGAGCTGGACGGGGACGGTGAACAGGGCGTCGCACCCGCGCAGGTCCTGGGCCAGGGCTTCCGGGGTCGGGTGGCGGCGCAGGACGAGCGTGCCGCCGAGCACGAGGGCGAGCTGGAACGCGGCGAAGCCCCAGGTGTGGAACAGCGGGGCGGGGATCGCGCAGACGTCGCCGTGCCGCAGGGGGATGCGCGAGAACAGCGCCGCGGCGGGCGCGAGACTCGGCGGCTCGGGGCGACGGGCGCCCTTCGCGGGGCCAGAGGTGCCGGAGGTGAGCACGACGACGTGACTGCGGCTCGTGCGGGCGGGGAGGGGCGTGGTGGTGGCGCGCAGGTCGTCGAGGGTGGTGCGGGGGTGGTCGCGGGTTCCGCCGGGCGCCGCCGCGCCACCCGCCTCCGCAGGCCCGCTCCCGTGGCCGGCCCGCGCACTTCCACCCGCGTGCCCGGCCTGCGTGCTTCCGCCCACCTGTTCGGCCTGCGCAGTTCTGCCCACGCTCCCGGCCCGCGCGGTCCCGTCCACGTGCCCGGTTCCCGCGTTTCCCGCGTTCCTGCCCGCGTCCCCAGGCCCCGCGTCCCTGGGCCCCGCGTTCCCAGCCCTCGCGTCCTCAGCCTTGGTGTTCCCCGTCCCCGCGTCGTCCGCGTCGCCCGCGTCGTCCGCGCTCCCGCCGTCCTCCGGCCAGGCCGTGACGCGGATGATCCCGCTGGGCGCGTCGCGCAGCGCTCCGTCGAACTCGGCGTCGGCCACCAGCGCCACCGGTTCCTGCTCCCGCAGCACCGCCACGAGCCGCGCCGGGCTCAGCCCGCTGTTGAGCAGGACCACGTCGGCCCCGAGCTTCGCGCACGCCGTGACGGTCTCCACGAACCCCCGGTGGTTGCGGCACAGCACGGCGACCCGCTGGTCACCGCGCACGCCGAGCGCGGCGAGCCCCGCCGCGAGCCGGGTCGTGCGCAGGTCGACCTCGGCGTAGGTCAGCGCGCCGAGGTCGTCCACCAGCGCGGTCCGGTCGGGGTGCCTCGCCGCGCCGGTGGCGTAGCCGAAGGGCAGGGTGACGCGCCAGCGCAGGTACGCGCCGAGCACGCCGAGCAGCCGGTCCGGCCGCATCGGGCGCACCACGCCCGCGCGGACCAGGGTCGCCAGCGCCCGTGCTGCCGAGTAGGTGCCCATCGCTCGATGGTGGCACTACCTACCCGTGAGTAGGAAGAGGGTCAGGCTTCCGGGGCGTCGGAGGCGTTCACGACGGCGTCCCGCAGCGCGGCGCGCAGCCTGCCCACCTCCAGGGGGGTGAGCACGGCGGCCTCGCCGGGCGGCACGGTGACCACGACGTGCCCCTGGCTGACGAAGACGGTCATGTCACGGCGACGGGAAGCGATGTCGCGGCAGGCGATCTGCCACTCCTTACCTGTGCTCACAGGTTCCTACCTCCATATTCCTCGACGCGGGCGCTGCGGACGACCGGCGCGCGCCCGTGCGGGCGCGCTGGACCGGCGGCGTGGCGGACGAGCGCCGGGCAGCCGTGTCGAGCCGTCCTTAGCGTCGCACGGTGCCTTCGGTCCTGTCCCCGAGAAGGGTGAAAACGACGAGACCGGAGCGTGCCGTGGCGACCCCGTTGCGTATCGGCTGTGCGTGAGAATGCGCTACTAGCTCTCACCTGTTCGGTGGATTATTGCACCCGAATGGTGGAGCGTGCCGTGTACGTACGGTGCAGCTGGGGCGTTCTTGAGGTCAGAGGCAGGAGCCGCTGTCCGGGGTGCCCCGCTCGGCGCTGATCAGTCGGTGCAGCAGCGCCTTGAGCAGGTTCGCCTCGACCGGGCTCAGGTCGGCCGTGAACTCCGCCTCGACCGCCCCGTGCACCACCGCGACGTCCCGCTGCACGGCGCGCCCCTGCTCGGTGATCGAGGGGGTGCGCACGCGGCGGTCGTTGGGGTCCGGCTTGCGCTCCACCAGGCCCGCCCGCTCCAGGCGGTCGAGCTCGGCGGTCAGCGTCGTCTTGTCCAGGCCGAGCATGTGGCCGAGCGAGAGCTGGGTCCGGGTGCAGCTGTGGCTCACGAGCGCGGTGAGGATGACCTGCCCGCGGGTGCTGACGCCGTGCTTGGCGGCGACCTCCTGCGCGGTCGCGTTCAGCTTCTGGGCGGCGCGGTGCAGCAGCCAGTTCAGGTCTTCGCCGCGGCTGTCGGTCTGGGGCGCGGTGAGGTCCATACCCGTGGATGGTACCCCCACGTTCGGATGATCCGACCCGATATCTTCTTGACTCGGAACGTTTCTCCTCGTAACGTCTGCCCCAGGAACTTCCGAGAGGGGATCGAAATGCTGCTGCACATCGACACGAGCCTGCGCACCGAGGGCTCGGTGTCCAGGGAGGTCACCGCCGCGTTCGCCGACGCCTGGCGGCAGGCCCACCCCGGCGCCGAGTACGCCTACCGCGACCTGGGCGTCAATCCGCTGCCGCACCTCGACGCGGCGGCGCTGGCCAGCCGGATGCGCGGCGAGGAGAGCCCGCTGGCGCGCGAGCTGGGCGCCGAGCTGGAGGCGGCGGATACCGTGCTCCTGGGCACCCCGATGTACAACTTCACGATCACGTCGTCGCTGAAGGCGTGGCTGGACTGGGTGACCCAGAGCTCGTACATGGCCGACCGCGAGACGGGCAGAGGCGCCCTGAGCGGCAAGCGCGTGGTCGTGGTGACCGCCAGAGGCGGCTCGTACGCGCCGGGCACCCCGAGGGAGGGCTTCGACTTCCAGGAGCCGTACCTGAAGGCGGCCTTCAGCCTGATCGGCCTCCACCACGACCTGGAGTTCGTCCACGCCGAGATGACCAACGCCAACCTGGTCCCGGACCTGGCCCAGTTCAAGGACCTGGCAGCCACGTCCCTGGCCGAGGCCCACCGCAACGCCCGCACCCTGGCAGCCGCCTAACCCCCCCACCCACCGCGCACCCACCGCCACCGCCTGGCTGCCGCCACTGCCTGGCTACCGCCACTGCCCGGCTACCACTACAGCTTGGCTACCGCCTGCGCCTGGCTACGGCCTGGCCACCGCCACCACCCAGCCGCCATCCGTCGCGCAACTGCTGCTACCACTGCGGTTGCTACCACTGCCACCACCATGGTTGCCACCGCAGCCGCCATCCACCGCACAGCTACGACTGCGGTTACCGCCCGCCGCCACCCAACGCCCCAACTGCCACCACAACTACGGCTGCCACCCCGCCCACCGCCCAGCTACTCGCTACCCGGCTGCCACCTACCCGGCTAACGCCGTCACCCCGTTTGCCGTCCACTGCGCGGCCACCGCCCATCGCCGCGTTTACCGCTCACAACACGGTTGCCGCTGCCACCGCAGCCCCCAGTTGTCAGCTGCAGAGCAAGCCGTTCACCAGCCGCCAGCTGCTCCTCAACTCGACCGCCGGTCCGATCTCCCGCGACCAATCACCTGGTCGCTAATCACCAAGCCACACCGGTTGCCCGGCCGCCGTCTCGCCGTTTGGTCCTCCGCTCTGCCCAACACC encodes:
- a CDS encoding PH domain-containing protein, which encodes MSTDVLRLRAPRNRVSRRAITLWTLDAAIGWLVLLAIQLVPYFLVSDASTWQTAGLVATVVVGVAHTLVMPRWRYRVHRWEATPEAVYTLSGWLTQEWRIAPVSRIQTVDTKRGPLQQLLRLSTVTVTTASAAGPVEIAGLDHAEAVRLAEELTSTTQATPGDAT
- a CDS encoding MarR family winged helix-turn-helix transcriptional regulator, with translation MDLTAPQTDSRGEDLNWLLHRAAQKLNATAQEVAAKHGVSTRGQVILTALVSHSCTRTQLSLGHMLGLDKTTLTAELDRLERAGLVERKPDPNDRRVRTPSITEQGRAVQRDVAVVHGAVEAEFTADLSPVEANLLKALLHRLISAERGTPDSGSCL
- a CDS encoding AMP-binding protein, yielding MGTYSAARALATLVRAGVVRPMRPDRLLGVLGAYLRWRVTLPFGYATGAARHPDRTALVDDLGALTYAEVDLRTTRLAAGLAALGVRGDQRVAVLCRNHRGFVETVTACAKLGADVVLLNSGLSPARLVAVLREQEPVALVADAEFDGALRDAPSGIIRVTAWPEDGGSADDAGDADDAGTGNTKAEDARAGNAGPRDAGPGDAGRNAGNAGTGHVDGTARAGSVGRTAQAEQVGGSTQAGHAGGSARAGHGSGPAEAGGAAAPGGTRDHPRTTLDDLRATTTPLPARTSRSHVVVLTSGTSGPAKGARRPEPPSLAPAAALFSRIPLRHGDVCAIPAPLFHTWGFAAFQLALVLGGTLVLRRHPTPEALAQDLRGCDALFTVPVQLQRLLEVNGPLPSPRVIASSGSALPPRVVRDCLRRTGPALHNLYGSTEVSWVTVARPDELAAHPTTAGRPPPDTVLEILDERGDPVPPGETGRIFAGNAMLFDGYTHAESRDRVRGLLPTGDLGRVVDGLLFVVGRDDEMVVSGGENVHPSAVEDVISAMPGVREVAVVGVPDERFGQRLVAHVVKDDDGPTEEAVLARVRAELARFAVPRAVVFRPELPRNATGKVLKRELGA
- a CDS encoding FMN-dependent NADH-azoreductase, translating into MLLHIDTSLRTEGSVSREVTAAFADAWRQAHPGAEYAYRDLGVNPLPHLDAAALASRMRGEESPLARELGAELEAADTVLLGTPMYNFTITSSLKAWLDWVTQSSYMADRETGRGALSGKRVVVVTARGGSYAPGTPREGFDFQEPYLKAAFSLIGLHHDLEFVHAEMTNANLVPDLAQFKDLAATSLAEAHRNARTLAAA